The proteins below come from a single Amphiura filiformis chromosome 15, Afil_fr2py, whole genome shotgun sequence genomic window:
- the LOC140172125 gene encoding retinol dehydrogenase 8-like: protein MASPVASSLVILITGCAQGIGKDAALFLARDPQRRFKVYATMRNMATRQEELKTEAGDILNDTLFIRELDVTKQETIDNTLKEMIEIEGKIDVLVNNAGVYGNSWWETGPMETFYDVMEVNYFGCVRMTRAVVPYMKEKRSGRILQISSVCGFRGTPLLVEYTATKFALEGFSESIAPPLRKFNIWISVFQPGYVATNKAKQFGDNATAGVAAAASIIPGEEERKIITNMMTSDPDIFLGNEVLEPKDLAKQLQDVILSPKPDFWYQTSQQVKRLARETFVDPTGNAIMNAWLKQ from the exons ATGGCTTCACCGGTGGCTTCTTCACTGGTTATTCTGATCACAGGTTGTGCCCAAGGCATCGGCAAGGATGCAGCTTTGTTTCTTGCACGAGATCCACAACGTCGCTTCAAGGTGTATGCTACCATGCGTAATATGGCAACAAGACAAGAGGAGTTGAAAACAGAGGCAGGGGATATTCTTAACGATACCCTGTTTATTCGGGAATTGGATGTTACCAAGCAAGAAACTATTGATAACACTTTGAAAGAAATGATCGAGATTGAaggaaaaattgatgttttgg TCAATAACGCAGGAGTCTATGGTAATAGTTGGTGGGAAACAGGTCCAATGGAGACCTTCTATGATGTCATGGAAGTCAACTATTTTGGATGCGTCAGAATGACTAGGGCAGTAGTCCCTTACATGAAAGAGAAACGGAGTGGCAGGATTCTTCAAATCTCAAGTGTGTGTGGATTCCGAG GTACTCCTCTACTTGTAGAATACACTGCCACCAAGTTTGCCCTGGAGGGTTTCAGTGAGTCTATTGCTCCACCACTGAGGAAATTTAACATCTG GATTTCTGTATTCCAGCCAGGGTATGTAGCGACTAATAAGGCTAAACAGTTTGGTGACAACGCTACTGCTGGTGTTGCTGCAGCAGCCAGTATAATCCCAGGAGAAGAAGAGCGAAAGATTATCACGAATATGATGACCTCCGATCCGGATATCTTCTTAGGGAATGAGGTGCTGGAACCTAAAGATTTGGCGAAACAGTTGCAAGATGTTATCCTCTCacccaaacctgatttttggtaTCAGACTTCTCAACAAGTAAAGAGATTGGCAAGGGAAACGTTTGTTGACCCGACGGGCAACGCGATCATGAATGCTTGGTTAAAGCAGTAa
- the LOC140171965 gene encoding uncharacterized protein — MAGDNKGKSKSKSRNQKKNLDTDTAIVDNPPDLSLDLEELVPRAVEHLLKTSAFKQLLEKSLVSTIQAKIETMEEKIAKQDSILFDLQSELKQKSDENNKLKVQIKDLTENTDETARKLNDLEQYTRRNSIRLFGIPESKGKKENCDAIVTNLARDKLGVKVDLQEIDRCHRVGKKTSEPGKKPRPIIVKFATYRSRQKVMIVRKKLKGTGITIKEDLTRANQTLLEQVSRVEEVISSWSSDGRILALVKRDGKEEIRPVSTLEDLHLK, encoded by the coding sequence ATGGCGGGCGACAACAAAGGTAAATCGAAATCGAAatcaagaaatcagaaaaagaatctTGATACAGATACGGCCATTGTTGATAATCCACCGGATCTCTCTTTGGATTTAGAAGAACTTGTTCCACGAGCTGTTGAACACCTTTTGAAGACATCAGCCTTTAAACAGCTCCTTGAGAAGTCCTTGGTATCTACTATCCAAGCCAAGATTGAGACTATGGAGGAGAAAATTGCCAAACAGGACTCGATTCTATTCGACTTGCAGTCTGAACTGAAGCAGAAATCCGATGAAAACAATAAACTAAAGGTACAGATTAAAGATTTAACAGAAAACACTGATGAAACTGCGAGAAAGCTGAACGATTTAGAACAATATACGCGTCGCAATTCTATTAGACTTTTCGGTATCCCCGAATCGAAAGGGAAAAAGGAAAACTGCGATGCAATTGTAACTAATCTAGCTCGCGATAAACTAGGTGTTAAAGTAGACTTACAAGAAATTGATCGGTGTCATAGAGTAGGAAAGAAGACCAGCGAACCAGGCAAGAAACCAAGACCAATAATTGTCAAATTCGCTACCTACCGCTCACGCCAGAAAGTCATGATagtcagaaaaaaattaaaaggaaCAGGTATTACCATCAAAGAAGACCTAACTCGCGCAAATCAGACTTTATTAGAACAGGTATCGCGGGTAGAAGAAGTCATTTCGTCCTGGTCATCTGATGGTAGAATCTTAGCGTTAGTAAAGCGTGATGGAAAGGAAGAAATTCGTCCAGTGTCAACTTTAGAGGACTTGCATTTAAAATAA